DNA sequence from the Thiobacillus sp. SCUT-2 genome:
AAGCCGCAGGCCCAGACCAAGGTGCAGGAATTCGCGCTGCAGCAGAACATCACCACGCTGCGCAACCGCGTCAACGAGCTCGGCGTCGCCGAGCCGGTGATCCAGCAGCAGGGCGCGAGCCGCGTCGTCGTGCAGCTGCCGGGCGTGCAGGACACCGCGAAGGCGAAGGACATCCTCGGGCGCACCGCGACGCTGGAGATCCGCATGGTCGACGAGCAGGCCGATCCGACCGCGATCCAGCAGGGCCAGGCGCCGTTCGGCGACGACATCGTGCCGCTGCGCGGCGGCGGCAAGATCGCCGTCAAGAAGGACGTCGTGCTGACCGGCGACTCGATCACCGACGCCGCCCCCGGCTTCGAGAGCACCAGCGGCCAGGCCGCCGTCCACGTCAACCTGGATGGCAAGGGCGCGCGCATCTTCAAGGACGTGACGCGCGAGAACGTCGGCAAGCGCATGGCGATCCTGCTGATCGAGAAGAACGTCGCCGAGGCGATCACCGCGCCGGTGATCCGCGAGGAGATCGGCGGCGGACGCGTGCAGATCACCGGCATGGAGACCGCGCAGGAGGCCTCCGACGTCGCCCTGCTGCTGCGTGCGGGCGCGCTCGCCGCGCCGATGCAGATCGTCGAGGAACGCACCGTCGGCCCCAGCATGGGTGCCGAGAACATCCGCAAGGGCTTCCACTCGAACCTCTGGGGCTTCCTCGCCGTGACGCTGTTCATGGTGATCTACTACCGCGTGTTCGGCCTGTTTTCGTCGATCGCGCTCGCAATCAACGGCTTCCTGCTGATCGCGCTGCTGTCGATGCTGCAGGCGACGCTGACGCTGCCCGGCCTCGCCGGCATCGCGCTCACGCTGGGCATGGCGATCGACGCCAACGTGCTGATCAACGAGCGCATCCGCGAGGAGCTGCGCAACGGCGCGACGCCGCAGGCGGCGATCCACGCCGGCTACGACCGCGCCTGGGGCACCATCCTCGACTCCAACCTGACCACGCTGATCGCCGGCGTCGCGCTGTTCTGGCTGGGCTCCGGCCCGGTGCGCGGCTTCGCCGTGGTGCTGTGCCTGGGCATCCTCACCTCCATGTTCAGCGCCGTCACGGTGTCGCGCGCCATGGTCAACCTCACCTACGGCCGCAAGCCGCGCCTGGCCAAAGTCTCGATCTAAGGATCCGCTCATGCTGGAATTCTTTCCGTTCAAGAGAACCATCCCCTTCATGAGCTGGGGGAAGGTGACCACCATGATTTCGCTCGTCACCTTCCTGTTCGCGGTCTGGGCGCTTTGGGAAAAGGGCCTCAACCTCGGCGTCGATTTCACCGGCGGCACCGTGATGGAAGTGCACACCAGCCAGCCCGCCGACCTGCCGGCGATCCGCGCCGCGCTCGAGAAGACCGGCCTGCCCGAGGTGTCGGTGCAGACCTTCGGCACCAGCCGCGACGTCCTGATCCGCCTGCCCAACAAGGGCGAGGCCAACGCCTCCGAGACCAGCAACCGGGTAATGGCCGCGCTGACCCCGGGCAACCCTGCGATCGAGCTGAAGCGCGTCGACTTCGTCGGCCCGCAGGTCGGCAAGGAGCTCTACGACAACGGTGCGCTGGCGCTGCTGGTCGTCGCCTTCGGCATCATGGCCTACCTGGCGATCCGCTTCGAGTGGCGCTTCGCGCTCGCCGGCATGCTCGCCAACCTGCACGACATCGTGATCATCCTCGGCATGTTCGCCTTCTTCCAGTGGGAATTCACGCTGACGGTCCTCGCCGGCGTGCTCGCGATCCTCGGCTACTCGGTGAACGAGTCGGTGGTGGTGTTCGACCGGATCCGCGAGAACATCCGCAAGATGCGCGGCGCGACCGTCCCGCACATCATCGACGACGCGATCACCCGCACCATGAGCCGCACCATCATCACCCACGGCTCGACCCAGATCATGGTGCTGTCGATGCTGTTCTTCGGCGGTGAGGCGCTGCACAACTTCGCCCTGGCGCTGACCATCGGCATCCTGTTCGGCATCTATTCGTCGGTCCTGGTGGCGTCGCCGCTGCTGCTGATGTTCGGCGTCAAGCGCGAGCACTTCATCAAGCCGGTCGAGAAGAAACAGGAAGCCGTCGTGTAAGCAGTGGGCCGGAAGCCGTGAGGCGGCAAGCGCACTGCCGCTCACGCCTCACCCCTCACCGCTCACCGCTCGCCGCTCGCCGCCATGCTGCAAAATTTCATCGCCTGGGTTCTCGCCACGGTCCACGACTGGGGCTACACCGGCATCTTCGTCCTGATGGCGCTGGAATCGACGGTGCTGCCCGTCCCCAGCGAGCTGGTGCTGATTCCGGCCGGCTATCTCGCGCACCAGGGGCACATGAGCTTCGGCATGATCATGCTGGCTTCGACGGCCGGATGTCTGGTGGGCGCCTCGATCAACTACTACGTTGCGCTGTGGGTCGGCCGCCCCTTCCTCGAGCGCTGGGGGCGCTATTTCTTCGTGCGCCCCGAACTGCTTCACAAGACCGACGCCTTCTTCGCCCGCCACGGCGCCGTATCCACGTTCACCGGCCGCCTGATTCCCGGCATCCGCCACCTGATCTCGATTCCCGCCGGACTCGCCCGCATGCGCCTGGCGGCGTTCGCGCTCTACACCTGCCTCGGCGCCGGCCTGTGGTCGCTGGTCCTCACCGTGTTCGGCTACCTCCTCGGCGGCAATGAAGCGCTGATCCGGGAATACCAGCATTTCATCACCGCGGGCGTCGTCGCCTTCGTCGCGCTCGTCATCGGCGGCTACGTCTGGTGGCAGCGGCGCCGCTGAGCCCGCGTTGACCTTCCCCTCGTGGCCCGTCAAAGCGGCCTCCTGACGCGCCACGGCGCCGTTTTTACAACTTTTTTATCCCGCCGCGGGTAGCATGACGCACCGACCCCCTGCGTCCGACTTTCACCTGTCCCGATCGTGCGTATCAAGTCATACGGACTTGGAATTCTTGCCTGCATCGCGCTCACGTTGCTGATCGCGCCTCTGCGGGCGGCCATCGACTTGTCCAACGTCGCCTTGTTCTACGTCCTGCTGGTGGTCGTCATGGCCGTCTGGTCCGGGCGCGGCCCGGCTGCCGTCACCGCCCTGCTGGCCTCGCTGGCATTTGCCTACGTCTTCGTTCCGCCTGCGTTCTCGCTCGCCATCACGCAGGCGCAGCATCTCATCACCGCGAGCATCATGCTGGGGGTCGCCCTGCTGGTTGGCCATCTGACATCGCGGCTGAAACGTCACGTCGAGCACGCGGAACTGCGCGAGCAGCACTCGCGCGCGCTCTACCTGCTGGCGAGCCAGCTGACCGCTGCCCGGACGCGCGCGGACGTGCTCGGGATCAGCGAGCATTTCCTCGCCACGCTGTTCCGCGTGGACGATCTGCGCATCCTCGCGCCGGGCGCGGCCGAGGCGTTGCCCGAGCCGCTCACGCCGGCCGGGCTGGCGGACATCGTTGCCAGCCGGAACCTGGCCATCCTTGCGGTTCCGAGCCGCGGGCGCACCCTCACGGCGGTGCCACTGCGCGTATCGAAGGGCCTGCAGGGCGTCCTCGTCTTCGCACTCGACGACGCGACGACCCTGACGGCCCAGGTACGCGAACTGCTGGAGACCATGGCATCGGTCGTGGCGGTCGCGCTGGAGCGCATCCATTACGCCGACCTCGCCCGCGCAACGGGCGTGCGGATGGCGTCCGAAAGCCTGCGCAACACGATTCTCTCCGCCCTTTCGCATGACCTGCGCACGCCGCTCACGGCGCTGGTCGGGATGGCGGATACGGTCGCCGAAGGTCGCACGGCCCACCCCGGGGACCAGCAGGCCATGATCGTCGCGATTCGCGACCAGGCCCTCACCATCAACCGCCTGGTGAGCAACCTGCTCGAAATGGCGCGCCTGCAATCGGGCGAGATCACGCTCAACAAGGCCTGGCAGCCGGTCGAGGAGGTCGTCGGTGCCAGCCTCCAGCAAATGCGGCTCCAGCTCGCGCAGCATCCGGTCAAGGTGGAGATCATGCCGGCGCTGCCACCGCTCGAATTCGACGCCGTGCTGATGGAGCGCGCGCTGTGCAACCTGCTGGAAAACGCGGCGAAATACAGCCCGCCCGAAAGCGAGATCACGCTGTCCGCGACGCAAGCTGGCAACTGGCTGGAAATCAGCGTATGCGATCGCGGCCCCGGCCTGCCCACTGCCGAGCAGGCCGAACTGTTCGGACTCTTCCGCCGCGGCCAGCGCGAATCGAACATCCCGGGCGTCGGACTCGGCCTCGCAATCGTCCGCAATATCGTCGAGGCGCATGGCGGCAGCGTCGACGCGACCGACCGCAGCGGCGGCGGGGCGTGCTTCAGCCTGCGCCTGCCGCTTGGCGAGCCGCCGCACGTGGCGGAACTGGAGGTCCCGGCATGAGCGAAGACGTCCGGATCCTGGTCGTCGAGGATGATCGCAACATCCGGCAATTCGTGGCCTCGGCGCTCGAGAGCGAGGGCTACCACGTGGCGGCGGCCGGCTCCTTGCGCCAGGCCGGCGTCGAGCTGGGTGCGCGATCGCCCGACCTGGTCATGCTCGACCTCGGCCTGCCCGACGGCGACGGCATCCCGTTCATCCGCGATTTTCGCGGCTGGTCGGCCGTGCCCATCCTGGTGCTCTCCGCCCGTTCGCTGGAGACCGACAAGGTCGCGGCGCTCGACGCCGGTGCGGACGACTACCTGAGCAAGCCCTTCGGCGTGTCGGAGTTGCTGGCGCGCGTGCGCGCCCTGCTGCGGCGCCGCGGCCACGGCAGCGAGCAGGAGCCGCCGCTGATCCGCTTCGGCGACTTCGAGATCGATTGTGTCAACCGCGCGGTCCGGCGCCGCGGCGAGGTGCTGCACCTGACCCAGATCGAATACCGCCTGCTGTTGTGCCTCGCCACCCACCCCGGCCGGGTGATGACGCACCGCCAGCTGCTCGCCCAGGTCTGGGGCGCCCAGGCGGTGGAAAGCCACCAGTACCTGCGCGTCTACGTCGGTCACCTGCGCCAGAAGATCGAGACCGACCCAACCCGGCCCCGCCACATCCTCACCGAAACCGGCGTCGGCTACCGTTTTCAACCCTGAGCCCCTCACCCCGTCATCATGCATATCGTCGTTTGCATCAAGCAGGTCCCCGACAGCGCGCACATCCGGGTGCACCCCGTCACCAACACGATCATGCGGCAGGGCGTGCCCGCGATCATCAATCCCTACGACCTGTTCGCGATCGAGGCGGCGCTGCGCCTGAAGGATCAGCTCGGTGGCCACGTCACCGTCATGAGCATGGGGCCGACCCAGGCCGAGCCGGCGCTGCGCAAGGCGATCTCGCTCGGCTGCGACGAGGCCATCCTGGTCACCGACCGCATCTTCGCCGGCGCCGACACGCTCGCCACGTCCTATGTACTGGCCAGCGCCATCCGCACGCTGGACCAGGAGCGGCCGGTCGACCTGGTGTTCACCGGCAAGCAGACGATCGACGGCGACACCGCCCAGGTCGGCCCCGGCATCGCCAAGCGCATGGACATGCAGCTGCTGACCTACGTGTCGCGCATCGTCGAGATCGATCCTGCCAAACGGCGCATCGTCGTCGAGCGCCGCGCCGAAGGCGGCGTACAGGTCCTCGAAACCGCGTTGCCCGCGCTGGTGACCATGCTCGAGGGAAGCAACGAGGTCCGCTTCGCGTCGACGCCCGACATGTTCCGGGCGGCGCGCGCGACCATCCGCCACTGGGACCGCACCGCCGCCGGCATCGAAGACATCAAGCAGGTCGGCCTCAAGGGCAGCCCGACCATCGTCAGCCGCGTCTTCGGCCCGACGCCGCGCGCCGAGAAGGCCAGGCTGATTCCGCTCGACCCGGCCGATCCGGACAGCGCTGCCACCGGCCTGCTCGAGCAGCTTCTCGCCGACATGCCGAAAGTCCGCAAGGAACTCGAGCAGCGCCGCTCGGCCCCGTAACCCCGCACTCAGCCGCCATGACCGCCACGCCCCCCGCCAAGCCGCTCAAGAAGCGCAAGATCAAACTCGACGAACACCTGCTCGCCTACCGCGGCGTCTGGGTCTTCATCGAGAACGAACGCGGACACGTCCATCCGGTGTCCTGGGAACTCATGGGCCAGGGACGCCAGCTCGCCGAGCAATTGCAGGTCGAGCTGTGCGCCGTGGTCATGGGGGCGCCCGGCGCGGAGCTCGACGCCCTCTGCGAATCCGCGTTCCACTATGGTGCCGACCGTTGCTACCGCGTCGCCAGCCCCGTGCTGCGGCATTACCGCAACGAACCCTTCACCCAGGCGCTGACCCGGCTTGTCAACGCGCACAAGCCGGAGATCCTGCTCCTGGGCGCCACGGCACTCGGCCGCGATCTCGCGGGCTCGGTGGCGACCACGCTGAAAACCGGCCTGACCGCCGACTGCACCGAACTGGCGATCGACCCGGAGGACCGCTGCCTCCTGTCCACCCGCCCCACCTTCGGCGGCAGCCTCTTGTGCACCATCGTCACGCTCAACTACCGGCCGCAGATGGCCACCGTGCGCCACCGCGTCATGCCGATGCCCGAGCCGCAGCCGGAGCGGCGCGGCCTGATCGTCGACTTCGACCCCGGCCTCGTCGAGGACCATGTCGTCACCCGCCTGCTCGAATTCCTGCCCGACTCGCAGGACAACACGCCGCACCTGCCCTACGCCGAGATCGTCGTCTCCGGCGGCAAGGGACTCGGCAAGGCGGAGAACTTCCGGCTGGTATGGGCGCTCGCCGGCGTGCTGGGCGCCGAGGTCGGTGCCACGCGCGCCGCGATCCACGCGGGCTGGATCAGCGCCGACCGCCAGGTCGGGCAGACCGGCAAGACGGTGCGCCCGGCGCTCTACATCGCGGCGGGTATCTCCGGCGCGATCCAGCACCGGGTCGGCATGGAGGCGTCGGACTGCATCGTCGCGATCAACAGCGACCCGAACGCGCCCATCTTCGATTTCGCGCATTACGGCATCGTGGGCGACTGCGTTCAGGTGCTGCCCGCGCTCACCCGCGCATTCGCCCGCCACCTCGGCAGACCGGTCAAGGAGGTCGCATGAGCGAGAAATTCGACGTCATCGTGGTCGGCGCGGGGCCGGCCGGCAACGCAGCCGCCTACACCCTCGCCAAGGCAGGCCTCAGCGTCCTGCAGATCGAACGCGGCGAATACCCGGGGTCGAAGAACGTGCAGGGCGCGATCCTGTACGCCGACGCGCTCGAGCGCCTGATCCCCGACTTCCGCGAAAGTGCGCCGCTGGAGCGCCACATCATCGAGCAGCGGATGTGGGTGCTCGACGCGGAATCGTACATTGGCGGCCATTACCGCTCCGCCGAGTTCGCCCGACCGCCCCACAACCGCTACACGATCATCCGGGCGCGCTTCGACAAGTGGTTCGCCGACCAGGTGCAGAAGGCCGGCGCGCTGCTGCTGTGCGAGACGACGGTGAAGGCGCTGCTGCGCGACGCGCAGGGCAGGGTCATCGGCGTCGAGGTCGAGCGTGATGAGGGCCGCATCTATGCCGACGCCGTGATCCTCGCCGACGGCGCAAATTCGCTCGTCGCGACGCGCGCAGGGCTGCGCGAGGACATCCGGCCGGAGCACGCCGCGCTGGCTGTGAAGGAGGTCATCTTCCTGCCCAAGGAAACGATCGACGCGCGCTTCAACCTGAAGGGCCAGGAAGGCGCAGTGATCGAGATGGTGGGCGGCATCACCCACGGCATGCTCGGCACCGGCTTCCTCTACACGAACAAGGACTCAATCTCGATCGGCATCGGCTGCATGCTGTCGGACCTCAAGCGCCAGCGCCTCTCGCCGGTGGAACTACTGGAAGGGATGAAGGCACATCCCGCGGTTGCGTCACTGATCGCCGAGGGCGAGCCACGCGAATATGCCGCGCACCTCATTCCCGAGGGGGGCTACGACGCGCTGCCGCAGTTGTATGGCGACGGCTGGATGCTGGTCGGCGATTCGGCCGGCTTCGTCAACGCCATGCACCGGGAAGGCTCGAATCTGGCGATGACGACCGGCCAGTTCGCGGCGGAGACGCTGATCGAACTCTTTCGCGAAAAGCAGCCGGCGACCGCGGCCAACCTGGCACGCTATCGCAGCCGGCTCGACGCCAGCTTCGTCATGAAGGACCTGAAGAAGTATCGCCGCCTGCCGGTGACGCTCGAGCGTCACCGGCAGTTCCTGACCGACTACCCGGCCCTGCTCAACCAGGCCGCCCACACCATGATCCGCGTCGATGGCGTGGACAAGCGCCGCAAGGAGAAGGAGATTCTCGAGGCCTTCCGCGAACGGCGCTCTCTGCTGGGCTTGCTGGGCGACGCCTTCCGCCTCTGGCGGGCCACCCGATAAGGAGAGTGCCATGACGCCCACCGTCCAGGCCCTGATCGAAAAGAAACTCTATCTCAACCGCTATCGCGTCGATGCCGGCCGACCGCACATCCGGATCAAGGACGCCGAAATCTGCGCGACCCGCTGCGAAGCCCAAGCATGCGTGGTGTGCTGCCCCGCCGGCTGCTGGAGCAGCGAATCAGGCCGGGTCAGCCTGATCACCGACGGCTGTCTCGAATGCGGCACCTGCCGTATCATCTGCGACCAGTTCAACAACGTCGACTGGGATTACCCGCGCGGCGGCTTCGGCATCCTGTATAAGTTCGGATGAGTCGTCGCGGACACTCACGGACATGAATGAGCCTCACCAGGCGCATCGCAACACCCGCGCGCTTGCCCTCGGCGCACTCGGCGTCGTCTTCGGCGACATCGGCACCAGCCCCCTCTACACGATGAAGGAGGTGTTCGGCGGGCACCACCTGATGCTGAGCCCCGACAATGTGCTGGGTATCCTCTCGCTGATCTTCTGGGAACTGATCCTGGTCGTGTCGGTGAAGTACGTCCTCATCATGATGCGGGCCGACAACAAGGGCGAAGGCGGCATCCTCGCCCTCCTCGCGCTGGTGCAGGGCCAGGCCCCGCTGGCCTCGCGCAGCCGCCTGCTGCTGATGTCTCTCGGCTTTCTCGGTGCATCGTTCTTCTTCGGCGACAGCCTGATCACCCCGGCGATCTCGGTGCTTTCCGCCGTCGAAGGCCTGCAGATCGGGGCACCCGCGCTGCATCCGTTCATCGAGCCGCTCGCGCTCGGCATCCTGGTCGGGCTGTTCGTCATCCAGCGCCAGGGCACCGCCGCCATCGGCACGCTGTTCGGCCCGCTCATGCTGATCTGGTTCGGCGTCCTCGGCCTGCTCGGCGCGCTCGGCATCGCGCGGCACCCCCAGGTGATCGAGGCGGTCCTGCCGATTCATGCCCTGCATTTCTTCGCCAGCCACGGCACCGCCAGCCTGCTCATCCTCGGCGCAGTGGTGCTGGCGATCACCGGCGCGGAAGCGCTTTACGCCGACATGGGCCACTTCGGCCGCCGTCCGATCCAGCGGGTCTGGTTCGCCTACGTCCTGCCGACCCTGGTGCTCAACTACTTCGGCCAGGGCGCGCTGCTGCTCGCCGAGCCCGGCGCCCTGCGCAACCCGTTTTACCTGCTCGCGCCGGGCTGGGCGCTCTATCCGATGATCGGCCTCGCCACCGCGGCAACCGTGATCGCCTCGCAGGCGGTCATCTCGGGCGCCTTCTCGGTGACGCGCCAGGTGATCCAGATGGGCTACGCACCGCGCCTGGTCATCCGCCACACCTCGGCGACCGAAGCGGGCCAGATCTACATTCCCTTCGTGAACTGGACGCTGGCAACCGGCATCGCGCTCCTGGTGCTCGGCTTCCGCAACTCGGGCAACCTGGCCGCCGCATACGGGATCGCCGTGACCGGCACCTTCGTCATCAGCACGCTGCTGGTGGGCATGGTCATGCGCGTGCGCTGGGATCTCGGCCCCACGCTGACGCTCGCCGGCGTGGCTGCCTTCCTCGTGATCGACCTTGCCTTCTTCGGCGCCAACGCGGCCAAGATCCCCGACGGCGGCTGGCTTCCGCTGCTCGTGGCGCTCGTGGTGTTCACGCTGCTCGTGACCTGGAAGCGGGGACGCGAGATCGTGCTGCAGCGCCTGCAGGAGAACGCACAGCCGCTCGCACCCTTCGTCGAGATGCTGCTCGCTTACCCACCGCTTCGGGTGCCCGGTACCGCCGTGTTCATGACCGCCGACGCGCGCGGCGCCCCCTCCGCGCTGCTGCACAACCTCAAGCACAACAAGGTGCTCCATGAACGCGTGGTGATCCTGAACGTGCGCTACGCCGAGGTGCCGTTCGTGCCGCCGGAACGCCGTCTGGAGATGACCCGGCTGGCCGAGGGCTTCTACCACGTCGTCATCCGCTACGGCTTCATGGACGACGTCGACATCCCCAGGGCCCTGGCGGAATGCCCCTGCGGCATGCAGTTCGAGCTGATGGACACGACCTTCTTCTTCAGCCGCGAGAACGTCATCCCCACCCGCGGCGAAGGCATGATGCTGTGGCGCGAACACCTGTTCGCGACGATGGCACGCAACGCGGCGAGCCCGATGACCTTCTTCCGGATTCCCGCCAACCGCGTCGTCGAGCTCGGCGCCCAGCTCGAAATCTGAGCGGGCCCTTTCGCGCCGTCCCCGCTGCATCGCCGGCGGTCCGCCGGCACGGGAGACTCAGGCGCCGCGGTTGCCGGCGAGCCCGTTTTCCGTGAAGTAGCTGATCCGCGTGCGCGGATCGAGATAGGCCAGCACGGCACGATCCAGCTCGGCCGGGCGCAGGGTCTTCGCGACGGAGACCTCGGGCGACTCCCGCAGATCCAGCCACAGGGCCTCCTCCTTGGGAACGTCGGGATCGTGGATCAGCAAGGAGGGATGCAGCAGCCGCCCCGGATTGACGCTCATGACCAGACCGATCCGGCCGTCGCTCAGCTGCACGACGCTCCCCGGCGGGTAGACCCCCATGCTGCGGACGAACAGCTGCAGCAGCACCGGATCGTATTTCGCCGGCTCTTTCTTGAACATGAAGGCGATTGCCTCGGCCGGCGTCATGGAGTCCGCGGGATTGGGCCGATTGCAATAGGTGTCGAAGGCGTTGGTGATGCCGGCGATGCGCGCAAGCCGGCCGATCTGGTCGCCCGCAAGTCCACGCGGATAACCGCTCCCGTCGAGCAGCTCGTGGTGCATGGCGATCACCTCCAGCGCGGCGGGCGGGAGGCCGGGCAGGTGCCGAGCCATGTCGACGCCGTAGGCGACGTGCTGCTGGTAGAAGCTCAGCTCGGCCTTCGTCCACGGCGCCTTGTTGAGCAGGATCTGGCTCGGGATCTTTTCACGACCGATGTCGTGCAGCAGCGTGCCGAGGCCGAGTGCACGCATCGCCTCGGCGTCCAGCTGCGCCTCCTTGCCCAGGATCAGCGCCAGCATCGTGACGTTGAGGGCATGGTAATACGCGTTCTCGTCGCCCGCCTTCGCGTTCACGAGGTGAAGGACGACATCCTTGTCGGCCAGCATCGCGTCCACCATGTCGGACACGAGCCCCTGCGCCTGCTGCATCGATTCGCCGGGCTTCGCGAAGAAATTGCGCAGCAACGACTTTACCGCGGACGCGCCGGCCGCGAACTGCCGTTCGCATCGGCCGAGCGCCTCGCGCTGGCGCGCCAGCTTCTCGCGCCGCGCGCGCTTCTCCGCCCACATCGCCTCCATCTCGGGATCGGGCTCGGCCGGCGGGGGCGGCGGCGCACCGGGCGCGGGCGGCGGCAGGGGCGGCACGTCGCTCCTCCTGGCGTCCCACAGCACGTGCGAAATGCCCAGCGCGCGCAGTTGCTGCACCTGCTTTTCGCTGCGGATCTTGAAGCTGCTGAACAGGAAGGGATGATCCATCCAGGATTCGATCCGGATATGCAGTCCCACCCGCAGCTGATCGACGCTGATGCGTTGTTCCCGTTCGCTCATCGGTCAAGTCAGAAGCCGGGCCGCTCAGCCGGCGGCTTCGGTCATCAGCCGCTTCATCTCTGCCACGGCATCCTGCCAGCCGACGAACAGCGCCTGCGCCACGATCGCGTGGCCGATGTTGAGTTCGTGGATGCCGGGCAGCGCGGCGATCGGCTGCACGTTGTGGTAGGTCAGGCCGTGTCCGGCGTTCACCGTCAGGCCGAGGCTGCGGCCGTAGGCGACGGCCATGCGGATGCGCTCGAACTCGGCGACGCGCTCGGCACCGGTCGCGGCGTCGGCATAGTGGCCGGTGTGGATCTCGACCACCGGCGCCCCCGCCGCGTGTGCGGCATCGAGCTGGGCGAAGTCGGCGTCGATGAAGAGCGAGACGCGGATGCCGGCATCCGCCAGCCGCTTGCAGGCGTCCGTCAGCCTGGGCAGCTGGTTCGCGACGTCGAGGCCGCCCTCGGTCGTGAGTTCCTCGCGCTTTTCCGGCACCAGGCAGACGTCCTGGGGTTTCGTTGCGATCGCGACGCCGAGCATTTCCTCGGTGACGGCCATCTCGAGGTTCATCTTGGTCTTCAGCACCTGGCGGAGGATGGCGACGTCGGCGTCCTGGATATGGCGGCGGTCTTCCCGGAGATGCAGGGTGATCGAGTCGGCGCCGGCGGTCTCCGCCA
Encoded proteins:
- a CDS encoding HD-GYP domain-containing protein translates to MSEREQRISVDQLRVGLHIRIESWMDHPFLFSSFKIRSEKQVQQLRALGISHVLWDARRSDVPPLPPPAPGAPPPPPAEPDPEMEAMWAEKRARREKLARQREALGRCERQFAAGASAVKSLLRNFFAKPGESMQQAQGLVSDMVDAMLADKDVVLHLVNAKAGDENAYYHALNVTMLALILGKEAQLDAEAMRALGLGTLLHDIGREKIPSQILLNKAPWTKAELSFYQQHVAYGVDMARHLPGLPPAALEVIAMHHELLDGSGYPRGLAGDQIGRLARIAGITNAFDTYCNRPNPADSMTPAEAIAFMFKKEPAKYDPVLLQLFVRSMGVYPPGSVVQLSDGRIGLVMSVNPGRLLHPSLLIHDPDVPKEEALWLDLRESPEVSVAKTLRPAELDRAVLAYLDPRTRISYFTENGLAGNRGA
- a CDS encoding potassium transporter Kup; the encoded protein is MNEPHQAHRNTRALALGALGVVFGDIGTSPLYTMKEVFGGHHLMLSPDNVLGILSLIFWELILVVSVKYVLIMMRADNKGEGGILALLALVQGQAPLASRSRLLLMSLGFLGASFFFGDSLITPAISVLSAVEGLQIGAPALHPFIEPLALGILVGLFVIQRQGTAAIGTLFGPLMLIWFGVLGLLGALGIARHPQVIEAVLPIHALHFFASHGTASLLILGAVVLAITGAEALYADMGHFGRRPIQRVWFAYVLPTLVLNYFGQGALLLAEPGALRNPFYLLAPGWALYPMIGLATAATVIASQAVISGAFSVTRQVIQMGYAPRLVIRHTSATEAGQIYIPFVNWTLATGIALLVLGFRNSGNLAAAYGIAVTGTFVISTLLVGMVMRVRWDLGPTLTLAGVAAFLVIDLAFFGANAAKIPDGGWLPLLVALVVFTLLVTWKRGREIVLQRLQENAQPLAPFVEMLLAYPPLRVPGTAVFMTADARGAPSALLHNLKHNKVLHERVVILNVRYAEVPFVPPERRLEMTRLAEGFYHVVIRYGFMDDVDIPRALAECPCGMQFELMDTTFFFSRENVIPTRGEGMMLWREHLFATMARNAASPMTFFRIPANRVVELGAQLEI
- the pdxJ gene encoding pyridoxine 5'-phosphate synthase, whose translation is MSIFLGVNIDHIATLRQARKTRYPSPVEAALVAETAGADSITLHLREDRRHIQDADVAILRQVLKTKMNLEMAVTEEMLGVAIATKPQDVCLVPEKREELTTEGGLDVANQLPRLTDACKRLADAGIRVSLFIDADFAQLDAAHAAGAPVVEIHTGHYADAATGAERVAEFERIRMAVAYGRSLGLTVNAGHGLTYHNVQPIAALPGIHELNIGHAIVAQALFVGWQDAVAEMKRLMTEAAG
- a CDS encoding ferredoxin family protein translates to MTPTVQALIEKKLYLNRYRVDAGRPHIRIKDAEICATRCEAQACVVCCPAGCWSSESGRVSLITDGCLECGTCRIICDQFNNVDWDYPRGGFGILYKFG